AGCGCCCCAGAACCAGTGGCCCGCTGCTCCGAGGACCGAGCTCCCTCCAGGCTGCGACTCCACATCCCGAACCGGGCAGCGAGGACCCGCGACCCCAGACTTCGTGTCCTGCCGCCCCCAGGACAGAGCCGCGACCGCCGGGACAGCCAGGCCTGCACAGCTCTGCTGAGATGGCGGCAGGCTCCACTACGCTGCACGCAGTGGAGAAGCTGCAGGTGCGGCTGGCCACTAAGACGGACCCGAAAAAGCTagagaaatatttgcagaaaCTCTCCGCCTTGCCCATGACGGCAGACATCCTGGCGGAGACTGGAATCAGAAAGACGGTGAAGCGCCTGCGGAAGCACCAGCACGTGGGCGACTTTGCCAGAGACTTAGCGGCCCGGTGGAAGAAGCTGGTGCTTGTGGACCCAAACACCGGGCCTGATGCACAGGACCCCGAGGAGAGCGCTTCCCGAAAGCGCTATGGGGAGGCTCTTCAGGACCAGGAAAAGGCCTGGGGCTTCCCAGAGAACGGGACGGTCCCCAGGAGCCCACCTGACAGTCCTGAGCACAGACGGACAGCACACAGAACACCTCCGGGGCTCCGGAGACCTCACCGAAGGTCTCCCAGTCGCGAGCACAGAGCCCAGAGAAAGCGCCCCAGAAGGGCCCCAGCTGATTCAGGCCCCCATCGGGCCCCTCCATTGCACACCGCTCCCCTCCCGACGCCCGAGGGCCCTGAGCCGGCTGTGCCCGGGAAGCAACCCGGAAGAGGCCACGCTCACGCCGCTCAGGGCGGGCCTCCGCTGGGTCAGGGCTGCCAGGGCCAACCCCAGGGGGAAGCGCTTGTGAGCCACAGCAAGGGGCACAAATCGTCCCGCTGGGCTTCCGCGCAGAAATTGCCTCCTGTCCAGGAAAGCCAGTCAGAGAGGCTGCAGGTGGCCGGCGCTGATTCCGCGGGGCCGAAAACGGTGCCCAGCCATGCCTTGTCAGAGCTCTGGGACCCCTCAGCGGCCTGGATGCAGGCCAACTACGATCTACTTTCCGCTTTTGAGGCCATGACCTCCCAGGAAAAGCCAGAAGCACTCTCCGCACCAACGTTCCAGGAGGAAGCCGCCTTCACTGGACACAGAGTGAATGCAAAGATGCAGGTGTACTCGGGCTCCAGGCCTGCCTGCCAGCCCCAGGTGCTGACGCTGCGCCAGCAGTGCATCCGGGGGCTTAGACACAATCCGGACGCCCTCGGCGACGTGGGAGGGGTCCCCTACTCGGTTCTTGAACCCCTTCCGGAAGGGTGGACGCCTGATCAGCTGTATCGCAGAGAGAAATACAATCACGCACTCGCTGGGGACACAGATGAATTATGGAGGATTCATTGTCTCCAGGACTTCAAGGAAGAAAAGCCACAGGAGCACGAGTCTTGGCGGGAGCTGTATCTGCGGCTTCGGGACTCCCGAGAGCAGCGGCTGCGAGCAGTCACCACGAAAATCCGATCTGCACTTGAAAACAAACCCATCCGCCGACAGACAAAGATGATCTGTTTCAACTCTGGGGCCAAGACGCCTTATGATGCTTCAAGGAGGCAAGAGAAGTCTGCAGGAGCCGCTGACCCCGAAGAGGGAGAGATCAAGCCAGCCTCCAAAGCCGCGGGCAGCAGCCACGTTCCCTCCAGCCGGGGCGGCGTGGGCGGTGGCGATAGGGGCGGTGGCGGCCTGGTGGGCGGCGGGGACGG
This is a stretch of genomic DNA from Macaca nemestrina isolate mMacNem1 chromosome 19, mMacNem.hap1, whole genome shotgun sequence. It encodes these proteins:
- the LOC139360141 gene encoding elongin-A3-like; its protein translation is MAAGSTTLHAVEKLQVRLATKTDPKKLEKYLQKLSALPMTADILAETGIRKTVKRLRKHQHVGDFARDLAARWKKLVLVDPNTGPDAQDPEESASRKRYGEALQDQEKAWGFPENGTVPRSPPDSPEHRRTAHRTPPGLRRPHRRSPSREHRAQRKRPRRAPADSGPHRAPPLHTAPLPTPEGPEPAVPGKQPGRGHAHAAQGGPPLGQGCQGQPQGEALVSHSKGHKSSRWASAQKLPPVQESQSERLQVAGADSAGPKTVPSHALSELWDPSAAWMQANYDLLSAFEAMTSQEKPEALSAPTFQEEAAFTGHRVNAKMQVYSGSRPACQPQVLTLRQQCIRGLRHNPDALGDVGGVPYSVLEPLPEGWTPDQLYRREKYNHALAGDTDELWRIHCLQDFKEEKPQEHESWRELYLRLRDSREQRLRAVTTKIRSALENKPIRRQTKMICFNSGAKTPYDASRRQEKSAGAADPEEGEIKPASKAAGSSHVPSSRGGVGGGDRGGGGLVGGGGSSNERPAPAAKTRKPAAKKVAPLMAKAIRDYKRRFSRR